Proteins encoded in a region of the Diospyros lotus cultivar Yz01 chromosome 9, ASM1463336v1, whole genome shotgun sequence genome:
- the LOC127809737 gene encoding uncharacterized protein LOC127809737, producing MSGMEDVKDQERVGEDVPEDSEKSMPSSQEEDEAVKKKHGGIMPNKPPLISKDHERAYFDSADWALEKKVDEKPKGPLEKLRPKLQPTQQQTQYRKSPYAPSDGEGGNASPEDTAANE from the exons ATGTCTGGTATGGAGGATGTCAAAGATCAAGAACGTGTGGGTGAAGATGTCCCAGAGGACTCTGAAAAGTCCATGCCCTCATCCCAAGAGGAG GATGAAGCTGTGAAGAAGAAGCATGGAGGAATTATGCCTAATAAACCACCACTGATATCTAAG GACCATGAACGGGCTTACTTTGACTCTGCTGATTGGGCTCTGGAAAAG AAGGTGGATGAGAAGCCCAAGGGACCCCTTGAGAAACTTCGACCTAAGTTACAG CCAACACAGCAGCAAACGCAATATCGGAAATCGCCTTATGCGCCATCAGATGGCGAAG GAGGGAATGCTTCACCGGAGGATACAGCTGCAAATGAATGA
- the LOC127810005 gene encoding uncharacterized protein LOC127810005, which produces MTGVRGRYRAGRSGSRPNSSGFTTASTSSTAAPHISGDISPASLPSASPVATPAVTSSPTLPAESPVHPSSHSTASHFTSDPLHVIEQDGDGSIFCRTINISHIISTISKKRLHKEGHVWKEVPSEIKGMYWDEFVKIFQWDPAIDALVRREWAQKAAKRYIDNIHKWHANGKPIFVPDDVWDSWMQKWEQDEAFKKRFAQASLNRLSETGGLGAGPSRHTGGSISSAEHKRRMEMYGQLLEQATQPNEGSEEPQQPDCDQIFIQAAGGKNKKKRIYGTGSLSQSKFSDVGSSSSVSSSLNENPVIQEMTEKLKVQSDQINSQAEQINSQAERINSQAEQINSQAHELSDVRRQMFEMRFLIEQLTASTRGIVPSSSSSQPQSTY; this is translated from the exons atgacaGGTGTTAGAGGACGATATCGTGCAGGACGCAGTGGTTCTAGACCTAACTCGTCTGGGTTTACTACTGCTTCCACCTCATCTACTGCAGCACCACATATTTCGGGAGATATTTCACCAGCCTCCCTCCCATCAGCATCTCCTGTTGCTACTCCTGCAGTTACTTCTTCACCGACCCTTCCTGCAGAGTCACCAGTACATCCATCATCTCACTCGACTGCCAGTCATTTTACATCCGACCCATTACATGTTATAGAGCAAGATGGCGATgg AAGCATCTTTTGTCGTACAATAAATATCTCCCATATTATATCGACAATCTCCAAGAAACGTCTTCATAAGGAAGGTCATGTTTGGAAAGAAGTGCCTTCGGAGATAAAGGGCATGTATTGGGATGAATTTGTg AAAATTTTTCAGTGGGATCCTGCAATTGATGCATTAGTGAGAAGAGAGTGGGCACAAAAAGCAGCGAAACGATATATCGACAACATTCATAAGTGGCATGCCAATGGAAAACCGATCTTTGTGCCAGATGATGTTTGGGATAGCTGGATGCAGAAATGGGAACAAGATGAAGCTTTCAAGAAACGGTTTGCACAAGCATCGCTGAACCGTTTGAGTGAGACAGGTGGCCTTGGGGCTGGTCCTTCCCGTCATACTGGGGGTTCTATATCTTCAGCAGAGCATAAAAGACGAATG GAAATGTATGGACAGTTGCTAGAGCAAGCAACTCAACCAAATGAAGGGTCTGAGGAGCCTCAGCAGCCAGATTGCGATCAGATATTCATCCAGGCTGCTGgggggaaaaataagaagaagaggatttacGGCACGGGATCTTTatcccaatcaaaattttctgacGTTGGCAGCTCATCCTCTGTCTCATCTAGTCTTAATGAAAACCCAGTTATACAAGAAATGACAGAGAAATTAAAAGTGCAGTCAGACCAGATAAATTCGCAGGCGGAGCAGATAAATTCACAAGCAGAGCGGATAAATTCGCAGGCGGAGCAGATTAATTCGCAAGCTCATGAGCTGAGCGATGTTCGACGACAGATGTTTGAGATGCGATTTTTGATTGAACAACTTACTGCATCTACTCGTGGTattgttccttcttcttcttcttctcagccACAATCGACTTATTAA